One bacterium genomic window carries:
- a CDS encoding DUF542 domain-containing protein, whose amino-acid sequence MTPVPDKTIGQLAVECPHYIPVFEAHQLDYYQRGHRSLAQACQEAGLETAQVLRELEAQKPQPFLTDVDENSSLFDIVHFIVGRHHSYVRGQLERMEDLIQGVGGDGQAETQVSVLKRHFLGLDESLRRHLLEEEIEVFPRLVWIERNRLGKGMEDHGRDFREAIHHVLMDHHFMDRDFLELKKLVFHFRVLDPGSEFLEGFSKALDGLDQDNHRHIHLENNILLRKAVALGILKGPAAG is encoded by the coding sequence GTGACCCCCGTTCCGGATAAGACCATCGGACAATTGGCCGTGGAGTGCCCCCACTACATCCCGGTCTTCGAGGCCCACCAGCTGGATTATTACCAGCGCGGCCACCGGTCCCTCGCCCAGGCCTGCCAGGAGGCGGGTCTGGAAACGGCCCAGGTCCTGCGGGAACTGGAAGCCCAAAAACCCCAACCGTTCCTGACGGACGTCGATGAGAATTCCAGCCTCTTCGACATCGTGCATTTCATCGTGGGCCGCCACCATTCCTACGTCCGCGGCCAGCTCGAAAGGATGGAGGACCTGATCCAAGGGGTGGGGGGCGACGGCCAGGCCGAGACCCAGGTCAGCGTCCTCAAGAGGCATTTCCTCGGCCTGGACGAATCCCTCCGCCGCCACCTGCTGGAGGAGGAGATCGAGGTCTTCCCCCGGTTGGTCTGGATCGAGCGCAACCGCCTGGGCAAGGGGATGGAGGACCATGGACGGGATTTTCGGGAGGCCATCCATCACGTGCTGATGGACCACCATTTCATGGACCGTGATTTCCTGGAGCTTAAGAAGCTGGTCTTCCACTTCAGGGTCCTGGACCCGGGCTCGGAATTCCTGGAGGGCTTCTCCAAGGCCCTGGACGGCCTGGACCAGGACAACCACCGCCATATCCACCTGGAGAACAACATCCTGCTGCGCAAGGCGGTGGCCCTAGGCATCCTGAAGGGCCCCGCCGCGGGATAG
- a CDS encoding hemerythrin domain-containing protein, with protein sequence MLRTDFGKTVEEWVEEAPETLLLLERFHLDFETVRGTPMDAVCRNLGTDPFAITVMLSGLRDNSRLLDDSVLRAYDIRQLIAYIIVNHHHFMDEELPHLEKDLDSALREDGSRFPELFPLQLKVRRFIQTFRAHMREEERHFFPYFATLAEDPKAVLLGDQSLQALTEVVRQEDEYLVEDLNAIRQATRWYHHPAGAGDAYRSLIHRLRLLEIDLRRHMAVESEILFQKVLELENEGAQGADQVHGGAAGPMAPAGNGHVPS encoded by the coding sequence ATGTTACGGACCGATTTCGGGAAGACCGTCGAGGAGTGGGTCGAAGAGGCCCCCGAGACCCTTTTGCTGTTGGAACGCTTCCACCTGGATTTCGAGACGGTGCGGGGCACGCCCATGGACGCCGTCTGCCGCAACCTGGGCACGGACCCCTTCGCCATCACCGTGATGCTGTCGGGCCTGCGGGACAACAGCCGCCTGCTGGACGACTCGGTCCTGCGGGCCTACGACATCCGCCAACTGATCGCCTACATCATCGTGAACCACCACCACTTCATGGACGAGGAACTGCCCCACCTGGAGAAGGACCTGGACAGTGCCCTGCGCGAGGACGGGTCCCGGTTCCCGGAACTCTTTCCCCTTCAATTGAAGGTCCGCCGTTTCATCCAGACCTTCCGGGCCCATATGCGCGAGGAGGAGCGGCACTTCTTCCCCTATTTCGCCACCTTGGCCGAGGACCCGAAGGCCGTCCTCTTGGGCGACCAAAGCCTCCAGGCGCTCACCGAGGTGGTCCGGCAGGAGGACGAATACCTGGTCGAGGACCTGAACGCCATCCGTCAGGCCACCCGTTGGTACCATCACCCGGCGGGCGCGGGGGACGCCTACCGTAGCCTCATCCACCGACTGCGCCTGCTGGAGATCGACCTGCGGCGTCACATGGCGGTCGAGTCCGAGATCCTCTTCCAGAAGGTGCTGGAACTGGAGAACGAGGGCGCCCAGGGGGCCGACCAGGTCCACGGCGGCGCGGCGGGGCCGATGGCCCCGGCGGGGAACGGCCATGTCCCTTCCTGA
- a CDS encoding hemerythrin domain-containing protein, with the protein MSLPDLHEPLQKLASREPGLPKLLHHHGIDLRFAGNLTLTEACAMHGIDLGSLVQELEEMDRDSHFLPQEVLEQFGVPEMVGYILATHHSFLRRELHRLEGLLGEAGRADGAALPALRDLLGPFQDFRASLEWHMREEEENLFPYFIDLAASPAAGLAQIDEMESLVRVFEAEEERVMVDLNELRRISGGYRLPGDAGAATRDLFHDLVRMETELHRHIHDENFILYPKVRAHCAGQGPRKPSLADLPWGTLGKK; encoded by the coding sequence ATGTCCCTTCCTGACCTTCACGAACCGCTCCAAAAACTCGCTTCCCGGGAACCGGGCCTGCCCAAGCTCCTCCACCACCATGGGATCGACCTGCGTTTCGCCGGCAACCTGACCCTCACCGAGGCCTGCGCCATGCACGGCATCGACCTGGGGTCCCTGGTGCAGGAACTGGAGGAGATGGACCGGGATTCCCACTTCCTTCCCCAGGAGGTCCTGGAACAGTTCGGCGTCCCCGAAATGGTGGGCTACATCCTGGCCACCCACCACAGCTTCCTCCGCCGCGAGCTCCATCGGCTGGAAGGCCTGCTGGGCGAGGCGGGTCGGGCGGACGGCGCGGCCCTCCCGGCGCTCCGGGACCTGCTGGGGCCCTTCCAGGACTTCAGGGCCTCCCTCGAATGGCACATGCGCGAGGAGGAGGAAAATCTTTTCCCCTACTTCATCGACCTGGCGGCCAGCCCGGCCGCGGGGCTGGCCCAGATCGACGAGATGGAGAGCCTGGTGCGGGTCTTCGAGGCGGAGGAGGAGCGGGTGATGGTGGACCTGAACGAACTGCGCCGGATCTCCGGGGGCTACCGCCTGCCGGGCGACGCCGGGGCGGCCACCCGGGACCTTTTCCACGACCTGGTGCGCATGGAGACCGAACTGCACCGCCACATCCACGACGAGAACTTCATCCTTTATCCCAAGGTGCGGGCCCATTGCGCGGGCCAGGGGCCGCGCAAGCCTTCCTTGGCGGACCTCCCCTGGGGGACCTTGGGGAAAAAATGA
- a CDS encoding DUF542 domain-containing protein, with amino-acid sequence MIFLDPLNTIGRMAEEHPRYIRVFDRFHIDYGFAGSLTLTEACLRNGLDLQELLGQLREADREGAFLDDRVLEGMDPPELIEYILLTHHHFLEREMPRLEDLFQSVLRTAGDGHSEVLEWLAHFRRFRPALERHMKHEGRELFPFCLSIPLAMTPDQWTMELDRRLLEQEGEDREALELLKGIRKGTGGFEDPGEGMIPIRYLLFDLQRLETEVKRHFRVEAEILYPKVRSTPPPQGSCEWRQKADLH; translated from the coding sequence ATGATCTTCCTGGACCCCTTGAACACCATCGGCCGCATGGCCGAGGAACACCCCCGGTATATCCGGGTGTTCGACCGGTTCCATATCGATTACGGTTTCGCCGGCTCCCTCACCCTCACCGAAGCCTGCCTGCGCAACGGGTTGGACCTGCAGGAACTGCTGGGGCAATTGCGGGAGGCGGACCGGGAGGGCGCCTTCCTGGACGACCGGGTGCTGGAAGGGATGGACCCCCCGGAGCTCATCGAATATATCCTCCTCACCCACCACCATTTTTTGGAGCGGGAGATGCCCCGGCTGGAGGACCTTTTCCAATCGGTCCTGCGAACGGCGGGGGACGGCCATTCGGAGGTCCTGGAATGGCTCGCCCATTTCCGGCGTTTCCGGCCGGCCCTGGAGCGGCACATGAAGCACGAGGGCCGGGAACTTTTCCCCTTCTGCCTTTCCATCCCTTTGGCCATGACCCCGGACCAATGGACGATGGAACTGGACCGGCGCCTCCTGGAACAGGAAGGGGAGGACCGGGAGGCCCTGGAGCTCCTCAAGGGGATCCGCAAGGGGACCGGGGGGTTCGAGGACCCCGGGGAAGGCATGATCCCCATCCGTTACCTGCTCTTCGACCTCCAGCGGCTGGAAACGGAGGTCAAGCGGCACTTCCGGGTCGAGGCCGAGATCCTTTACCCCAAGGTCCGTTCCACGCCGCCGCCCCAAGGAAGTTGCGAGTGGCGGCAAAAGGCCGACCTGCACTGA
- a CDS encoding nitronate monooxygenase, with translation MSEPMIIQGGMGAGVSDWRLARAVSQAGQLGVVSSTALDNILARRLLDGDLDGSMRRALEAFPERLIADRILARYFIPGGKAKGAAYKPVPLYSLQPPRELEELTLAANFCEVFLAKEGHRGLVGINLLEKVQMPTLPSLYGAMLAGVDYVMMGAGIPRAIPALLDQLARHEAVALRINVQGEGEDDEHWMRFDPWEFMSQIPETLKRPKFLAVVASEVLAMTLAKKSNGKVDGFVVEGPLAGGHNAPPRGALKLNEKGEPVYGTRDEVNLEGIRGLGLPFWVAGAWGRPDKLKEALAKGAAGIQVGTLFAYCRESGLTENLKQWVVDKVLKGKIEVFTDPKASPTGFPFKVVKLEGTHSEKEDYEARTKVCDLGYLRQVFKRWNGTIGYRCPGEPEEVFLQKEGDPAEIEGRKCLCNGLMANIGLAQMRKDGGAEKPLVTSGDDIARIRMFVGQGKRSYGAQDVIRYLLGEMGGGLNPA, from the coding sequence ATGTCCGAACCGATGATCATCCAAGGCGGTATGGGCGCCGGCGTCTCCGACTGGCGCCTGGCCCGCGCGGTCTCCCAAGCCGGCCAACTGGGGGTCGTGTCCTCCACGGCCCTCGACAATATCCTCGCCCGCCGTTTGCTGGACGGGGACCTGGACGGCTCCATGCGCCGGGCCCTGGAGGCCTTCCCCGAAAGGCTCATCGCCGACCGCATCCTGGCCAGGTATTTCATCCCCGGGGGCAAGGCGAAGGGGGCCGCTTATAAGCCGGTCCCGCTCTATTCGCTCCAGCCGCCCCGCGAACTGGAGGAACTGACCCTGGCCGCCAATTTCTGCGAGGTCTTCCTGGCCAAGGAAGGCCACCGGGGGCTGGTGGGCATCAACCTGCTGGAGAAGGTCCAGATGCCGACCCTGCCTTCCTTATATGGCGCGATGCTGGCGGGGGTGGATTACGTGATGATGGGCGCGGGCATCCCCCGGGCCATCCCGGCCCTTCTGGACCAACTGGCCCGGCATGAGGCGGTCGCCTTGCGGATCAACGTGCAGGGCGAGGGCGAGGACGACGAGCATTGGATGCGGTTCGATCCCTGGGAATTCATGAGCCAGATCCCGGAGACCCTCAAGCGGCCCAAGTTCCTGGCGGTGGTGGCCTCGGAGGTGCTGGCCATGACCCTGGCGAAGAAATCCAACGGCAAGGTGGACGGGTTCGTGGTGGAAGGCCCCCTGGCCGGCGGCCACAACGCGCCGCCCCGGGGCGCCTTGAAGCTGAACGAAAAAGGCGAACCGGTCTATGGCACGAGGGACGAGGTGAATTTGGAAGGCATCCGCGGGCTGGGCCTGCCCTTCTGGGTGGCGGGCGCCTGGGGAAGGCCCGACAAGTTGAAGGAGGCCCTGGCCAAGGGCGCGGCGGGCATCCAGGTGGGGACCCTTTTCGCCTATTGCCGCGAATCGGGGCTGACGGAGAACCTCAAGCAATGGGTGGTGGACAAGGTGCTGAAGGGGAAGATCGAGGTCTTCACCGACCCCAAGGCGTCGCCCACGGGTTTCCCTTTCAAGGTCGTGAAGCTGGAGGGGACCCATTCGGAAAAAGAGGACTACGAGGCCCGGACCAAGGTCTGCGACCTGGGCTACCTGCGGCAGGTCTTCAAGCGCTGGAACGGGACCATCGGCTATCGTTGCCCGGGCGAACCGGAGGAAGTGTTCCTGCAAAAAGAGGGGGACCCGGCGGAGATCGAGGGGCGCAAGTGCCTTTGCAACGGCCTCATGGCCAATATCGGCCTGGCCCAGATGCGCAAGGACGGCGGGGCGGAGAAACCCCTGGTCACGTCGGGCGACGACATCGCCCGCATCCGGATGTTCGTGGGGCAGGGGAAGCGTTCCTATGGGGCCCAGGACGTGATCCGGTACCTGCTGGGGGAAATGGGCGGGGGCCTGAACCCCGCCTAA
- a CDS encoding outer membrane beta-barrel protein has product MKKTIKLFSLLASIALSGLSVPALADDAAAPKVTVGGLVDTYYSYNFTNSANNVNGAGNGSLYGFPVSDDDYTLGLAELNTKITAGDASANIVLMYGQTAAALYGVDYTANWEGGLAVSSANLTITKGQWTFMFGKYMTWVGNEVVESNLNMNYSRSILFYAIPLYHTGFSVGVAPSEQFGITAYVNNGWNETSSSYSYNDKTFGLQAKITPAESNLSIILNGVFGPEPFGAVDLPTLVAEAIISYSGIKDFTLVLDSQFGNQTPKVGDAASYLGFALYGQLMLSDGWGLALRLEEVMNNGTDLLLGDGSSSGPGGIQAEYREATLTVQNQLTPNVLARLEGRFDTYLKGGVAQTAFGNGNADSQVTATGSMVFSF; this is encoded by the coding sequence ATGAAAAAGACGATCAAGCTGTTCAGCCTTTTGGCCTCGATCGCCTTGTCCGGGCTGTCCGTTCCGGCCTTGGCCGACGATGCCGCCGCCCCGAAAGTCACCGTTGGGGGTTTGGTGGATACTTACTATTCGTATAACTTCACGAATAGTGCGAATAACGTCAATGGTGCGGGAAACGGGTCGCTCTATGGTTTCCCTGTCTCCGATGATGATTACACGCTTGGTTTAGCCGAGTTGAACACGAAAATTACGGCGGGCGATGCTTCCGCCAACATCGTGTTGATGTACGGTCAAACGGCCGCGGCGCTTTACGGTGTTGACTATACGGCCAATTGGGAAGGTGGTTTGGCTGTTAGTTCCGCCAATTTGACGATCACGAAAGGGCAATGGACTTTCATGTTCGGAAAATACATGACCTGGGTTGGTAATGAGGTTGTGGAGAGCAATTTGAACATGAACTACAGCCGCTCGATCCTGTTCTACGCTATTCCCCTCTATCATACGGGGTTCAGCGTCGGCGTGGCCCCCAGCGAGCAATTTGGGATCACGGCTTATGTGAATAATGGGTGGAACGAAACTTCTTCCTCTTATTCTTACAACGACAAGACTTTTGGGTTGCAAGCCAAGATCACTCCGGCCGAATCCAACTTGAGCATCATTTTGAATGGTGTCTTTGGTCCGGAGCCGTTCGGCGCGGTGGACCTCCCGACCTTGGTTGCGGAAGCCATTATCTCTTACTCGGGGATCAAAGATTTTACTTTGGTCTTGGATTCGCAATTTGGGAACCAAACACCGAAAGTCGGCGATGCCGCTTCCTACCTCGGTTTTGCTCTCTACGGTCAGTTGATGCTCAGCGATGGCTGGGGATTAGCTCTTCGTTTGGAAGAAGTCATGAACAATGGGACTGACCTTCTCTTGGGTGATGGATCTTCCTCGGGTCCCGGTGGCATCCAAGCTGAATATCGCGAAGCCACTTTGACCGTCCAAAATCAGCTGACACCGAACGTTTTAGCTCGACTGGAAGGGCGGTTTGATACCTATCTCAAGGGTGGTGTTGCTCAGACTGCTTTTGGAAATGGCAATGCCGACAGCCAGGTCACTGCCACTGGTAGCATGGTGTTCAGCTTCTAG
- a CDS encoding P-II family nitrogen regulator: MLKIEAIIRPEKLEDVQARLRRIGYPGMMVTEMEGHGRQKGLHSDWPEGMRVNFLPKTKIEIVVEGKDQKKVVSAIVNAAYTGQPGDGKIFIIEVKDAIRIRTGERGTKAISGKTAKSGKS; this comes from the coding sequence ATGTTGAAGATCGAAGCCATTATTCGTCCTGAAAAGCTGGAGGACGTGCAAGCCCGCCTGAGGCGGATCGGCTATCCGGGCATGATGGTCACCGAAATGGAAGGCCACGGCCGGCAGAAGGGCCTTCATTCCGATTGGCCCGAGGGGATGCGGGTCAATTTTCTGCCCAAGACCAAGATCGAGATCGTGGTGGAAGGGAAGGACCAGAAGAAGGTCGTTTCGGCCATCGTGAATGCGGCCTACACGGGCCAGCCGGGGGACGGGAAGATATTTATTATTGAAGTGAAGGACGCCATCCGGATACGGACCGGGGAGCGGGGGACGAAGGCCATATCCGGAAAGACCGCTAAATCGGGAAAAAGTTGA